A portion of the Salmo trutta chromosome 1, fSalTru1.1, whole genome shotgun sequence genome contains these proteins:
- the tcf21 gene encoding transcription factor 21: MSTGSLSDVDDELLDGILKFGSSGKDSGTSNESTGESSNCEGGSANDKSAQGKKRKTGSGRKTALNGVAHDGGGKQPQRNAANARERARMRVLSKAFSRLKTTLPWVPPDTKLSKLDTLRLASSYIAHLRQILANDKYENGFIHPVNLTWPFMVAGKPENDLKEMLNTSRLCGTTAS, translated from the exons ATGTCCACCGGGTCGCTTAGCGACGTTGACGACGAGCTCCTGGACGGCATCCTGAAGTTCGGCTCTTCCGGTAAAGACTCCGGTACGTCGAACGAGAGCACCGGGGAGAGTTCGAACTGCGAGGGCGGCTCGGCCAACGACAAATCAGCCCAGGGAAAGAAACGGAAAACAGGGTCCGGTAGGAAAACCGCGCTGAACGGCGTGGCGCACGATGGGGGCGGCAAGCAGCCGCAGAGGAACGCGGCCAACGCACGGGAGAGGGCAAGGATGCGAGTGCTATCCAAAGCGTTTTCCCGTTTGAAGACGACTTTACCGTGGGTCCCACCGGACACCAAGCTCTCCAAACTGGACACACTTCGCCTCGCCTCGAGCTACATAGCCCATCTACGGCAGATCCTCGCCAACGACAAATACGAGAACGGATTTATCCACCCGGTGAACCTG acgtGGCCCTTCATGGTCGCCGGGAAACCGGAGAATGATTTGAAAGAGATGCTCAACACCAGCCGGTTATGTGGAACCACCGCCTCGTGA